Proteins co-encoded in one Candidatus Limnocylindrales bacterium genomic window:
- a CDS encoding acetyl-CoA acetyltransferase has translation MASNGIRDRVAIVGMGCTSFGEHWTRSLDDLLIEAAESAYASAGIDADKVDAYWLGTMGNLSGLTLSEPLKIQYKPVTHVENYCATGSEALRNACYAVASGAYDCVMAIGVEKLKDSGFSGLVVTPPPSDGTSPAMTAPASFSLLAPAYFKKYGLDEETGKEVLSRIAFKNHANGAKNPKAQFRKEVPLEQIRSSPRVADPLGIMDCSGVSDGSAAAIVVRAEDAHKYTDKPIFIKALSFIAGPAAGPLSQDYDFTTFPEVVASARDAYAQAGVTRPAEEISMAEVHDCFTPTELVLYEDLGFAERGGAWRDVLAGAFDLGGRLPVNPDGGLKSFGHPIGASGLRMMYEMWLQLRGEAGPRQIPSPKLGLTHNLGGAPGRCVSFVSVVGL, from the coding sequence ATGGCGAGCAATGGAATTCGCGACCGGGTGGCGATCGTCGGGATGGGATGCACGTCGTTCGGCGAGCACTGGACGCGCAGCCTCGATGATCTCCTGATCGAAGCGGCCGAATCCGCGTATGCGTCCGCCGGGATCGATGCGGACAAGGTCGATGCGTACTGGCTCGGGACCATGGGCAACCTGTCGGGCCTTACGCTCTCCGAGCCTCTCAAGATCCAGTACAAGCCGGTCACGCACGTCGAGAATTACTGTGCGACCGGAAGCGAGGCACTGCGCAACGCGTGCTATGCGGTGGCATCGGGCGCGTACGACTGCGTGATGGCGATCGGTGTCGAGAAGCTGAAAGACTCGGGCTTTTCCGGCCTCGTCGTGACTCCGCCGCCGAGCGACGGCACCTCTCCGGCGATGACGGCGCCTGCGTCGTTCTCGCTGCTCGCGCCCGCCTATTTCAAGAAGTACGGGCTCGACGAGGAGACCGGCAAGGAAGTTCTCTCGCGCATCGCGTTCAAGAACCACGCGAACGGCGCGAAAAACCCGAAGGCGCAGTTCCGCAAGGAGGTTCCGCTCGAGCAGATCCGCTCGTCGCCGCGCGTGGCCGATCCGCTCGGGATCATGGACTGCTCGGGCGTAAGCGACGGCTCGGCGGCAGCGATCGTCGTGCGCGCCGAAGACGCGCACAAGTACACGGACAAGCCGATTTTCATCAAGGCGCTGTCGTTCATCGCCGGGCCGGCGGCCGGGCCGCTGTCGCAGGACTACGATTTCACGACGTTCCCCGAGGTCGTCGCGTCGGCGCGCGACGCGTATGCGCAGGCCGGCGTGACGAGGCCGGCCGAGGAGATCTCGATGGCCGAGGTGCACGACTGCTTCACGCCGACCGAGCTCGTGCTCTACGAGGATCTCGGTTTCGCCGAGCGCGGCGGCGCGTGGCGCGACGTGCTTGCCGGTGCGTTCGATCTCGGCGGCCGCCTGCCGGTCAACCCGGACGGAGGTCTCAAGTCCTTCGGCCACCCGATCGGCGCCTCCGGACTCCGGATGATGTACGAAATGTGGCTGCAGCTTCGCGGTGAAGCGGGCCCGCGCCAGATCCCGAGCCCGAAACTCGGACTGACGCACAACCTCGGCGGCGCACCCGGACGCTGTGTCAGCTTTGTCTCGGTTGTCGGCCTTTAG